A single window of [Clostridium] hylemonae DSM 15053 DNA harbors:
- a CDS encoding competence/damage-inducible protein A: protein MTVELISVGTEILLGNIVNTNAAYLAEKCALLGLSCYHQSAVGDNEERLEDAIKLALSRSDIVILSGGLGPTKDDITKEVTAKVFGREIKEDAHTKARIQEYFRQVHSGQITPNNWKQAMVPEGAIVVDNHNGTAPGLIIEENGKAAILLPGPPNEIKPMFERDIASYLNKLQPEGIYSKMVKICSVGESKAETMVADLMDAQTNPTLAPYAKTGEVHFRVTARAKSEEEAEQLMKPMVDELYKRFGDKIYTTEEEVTLEEAIVELLKEKNLLVTTAESCTGGLLAGRLLNVPGASSVYKEGYITYSNDAKERILGVKRETLMEYGAVSPQTAYEMAAGAAKAAGADAALSVTGIAGPGGGTKEKPVGLVYIGCCVKGNVRVEEFYFTGSRDKNRDYSVVRALTLLREELLKHHS from the coding sequence ATGACAGTAGAACTGATATCGGTAGGAACAGAGATCCTGCTCGGCAATATCGTAAATACGAATGCGGCGTACCTTGCGGAAAAGTGCGCGCTGCTCGGGCTGTCCTGCTACCATCAGAGCGCGGTGGGAGACAATGAGGAAAGGCTGGAAGATGCGATCAAACTCGCGCTTTCCCGTTCAGACATCGTGATCTTAAGCGGAGGGCTTGGGCCCACGAAAGACGATATTACGAAAGAAGTAACTGCGAAAGTATTTGGCCGTGAGATAAAGGAGGATGCCCATACGAAAGCGCGCATCCAGGAGTATTTCCGTCAGGTACACAGCGGACAGATAACACCGAACAACTGGAAACAGGCTATGGTTCCGGAAGGGGCTATCGTGGTGGACAATCATAACGGGACCGCCCCGGGACTTATCATAGAGGAGAACGGGAAGGCCGCCATATTGCTGCCCGGTCCCCCGAATGAGATCAAACCTATGTTTGAGAGGGATATCGCTTCCTATCTCAATAAACTGCAGCCGGAGGGAATCTACTCCAAGATGGTCAAAATCTGTTCGGTGGGAGAGAGTAAGGCGGAGACGATGGTGGCAGATCTGATGGACGCGCAGACGAATCCTACACTGGCTCCGTACGCAAAGACGGGAGAGGTGCACTTTCGGGTGACGGCGAGGGCAAAGAGCGAAGAAGAAGCGGAACAGCTCATGAAACCGATGGTGGACGAACTGTATAAACGGTTCGGAGATAAGATATATACGACGGAAGAAGAGGTGACGCTGGAGGAGGCGATCGTAGAGCTTCTAAAAGAAAAGAATCTTCTTGTGACGACCGCAGAGTCCTGTACCGGAGGACTGCTGGCGGGCCGTCTGCTGAATGTGCCGGGAGCGTCTTCTGTATATAAGGAAGGATACATCACCTATTCAAATGACGCCAAAGAGCGGATCCTCGGCGTGAAACGGGAGACGCTTATGGAGTACGGGGCGGTAAGCCCGCAGACGGCCTATGAGATGGCTGCCGGAGCGGCGAAGGCTGCCGGAGCGGACGCAGCTCTCAGTGTGACCGGTATCGCAGGACCGGGAGGCGGCACGAAAGAGAAGCCGGTCGGCCTTGTCTATATCGGATGCTGTGTAAAGGGAAATGTCCGGGTCGAGGAGTTTTACTTTACAGGAAGCCGTGACAAGAACAGAGATTACTCTGTAGTCAGGGCGCTGACGCTGTTGAGGGAGGAACTGCTTAAACACCATTCATAA